The following coding sequences lie in one Paracidovorax avenae genomic window:
- a CDS encoding molybdopterin-dependent oxidoreductase: METISHIPAPSGAPLQVRGACPHDCPDTCALVTTVENGVAVRVQGNPAHGHTDGVLCAKVSRYADRTNHPDRILTPLRRVGPKGSGQFEPVGWDEALADIAARLSAIAARDPQAILPYSYAGTMGLVQGESMDRRFFHRLGASLLGRTICAAAGGEGLNQTLGGKVGMKVEHFAESQLILIWGSNSIGSNLHFWRYAQQAKRAGARLVCIDPRRTETADKCHEHLQLLPGTDAALALALMHELIANDWLDHDYIARHTVGWEGLRERALAWPPERAAAVCGLPVEQIRQLARDYGTARPAAIRLNYGMQRARGGGNATRAVACLPALVGAWRHRAGGLLLSSSGQFPVQRQALHRPDLLPGGRMPRTVNMSTIGDDLLRDASAGFGPRIEALVVYNSNPVAVAPDSTKVVRGFARDDLFTVVLEHFQTDTADYADYVLPATTQLEHWDVHVAYGHTDVLLNRPAVAPIGQSRPNTQVFRELAARMGFTEPCFADSDEDLCRQAYGGHVDFQQLLDTGFATLAIPDAPFAEGGFPTPSGRCEFHSERLAAQGLDPLPDYLPNHEPAQPGGRYPLAMISPPARNFLNSTFVNVKSLRQIEGEPLLEMHPDDAAARGIGDGATVRVFNDRGSYACRVALNGRARAGVVHGLGIWWRKFGLQGTNVNEVTGQALTDLGAAPTFYDCAVEVETLTAP; the protein is encoded by the coding sequence ATGGAAACCATTTCGCACATTCCCGCGCCGTCCGGCGCGCCCCTGCAGGTGCGCGGCGCCTGCCCCCACGACTGCCCCGATACCTGCGCCCTGGTCACCACCGTGGAGAACGGCGTGGCCGTGCGGGTGCAGGGCAATCCGGCCCATGGCCACACCGACGGCGTGCTCTGCGCCAAGGTGTCGCGCTACGCCGATCGCACGAACCACCCCGACCGCATCCTGACGCCGCTGCGCCGCGTCGGCCCCAAGGGCAGCGGGCAGTTCGAGCCCGTGGGCTGGGACGAGGCACTGGCGGATATCGCCGCGCGCCTGTCCGCCATCGCCGCGCGCGACCCGCAGGCCATCCTGCCCTACAGCTATGCCGGCACGATGGGGCTGGTGCAGGGCGAGAGCATGGACCGGCGGTTCTTCCACCGCCTGGGCGCCTCGCTGCTGGGGCGCACCATCTGCGCCGCGGCCGGCGGCGAAGGCCTGAACCAGACGCTGGGCGGCAAGGTGGGCATGAAGGTGGAGCATTTCGCCGAGTCGCAGCTGATCCTCATCTGGGGCAGCAACTCCATCGGCAGCAACCTGCACTTCTGGCGCTATGCGCAGCAGGCCAAGCGCGCGGGCGCCCGGCTGGTGTGCATCGACCCGCGCAGGACCGAGACGGCCGACAAGTGCCACGAGCACCTGCAGCTGCTGCCCGGCACCGACGCCGCGCTGGCGCTCGCGCTGATGCACGAGCTGATCGCGAACGACTGGCTGGACCATGACTACATCGCGCGCCACACGGTGGGCTGGGAGGGCCTGCGCGAGCGTGCGCTGGCCTGGCCGCCCGAGCGCGCGGCGGCGGTGTGCGGGCTGCCGGTGGAACAGATCCGGCAACTGGCGCGCGACTACGGCACCGCGCGGCCGGCGGCCATCCGCCTCAACTACGGCATGCAGCGCGCACGCGGCGGCGGCAATGCCACGCGCGCCGTGGCCTGCCTGCCCGCGCTCGTGGGCGCGTGGCGGCACCGGGCGGGCGGGCTGCTGCTGTCGAGTTCAGGCCAGTTCCCGGTGCAGCGGCAGGCGCTGCACCGGCCGGACCTGCTGCCCGGCGGCCGGATGCCGCGCACGGTGAACATGTCCACCATCGGCGACGACCTGTTGCGCGATGCGTCCGCCGGGTTCGGCCCGCGCATCGAGGCGCTGGTGGTCTACAACAGCAACCCCGTGGCCGTCGCGCCGGATTCGACGAAGGTCGTGCGCGGCTTCGCGCGGGACGACCTGTTCACCGTGGTGCTGGAGCATTTCCAGACCGACACGGCCGATTACGCGGACTACGTGCTGCCCGCCACCACGCAGCTGGAGCACTGGGACGTGCACGTGGCCTATGGCCACACCGACGTGCTGCTGAACCGCCCGGCCGTGGCACCGATCGGCCAGTCCAGGCCCAACACCCAGGTGTTTCGCGAACTGGCCGCGCGCATGGGTTTCACGGAGCCCTGCTTCGCCGACAGCGACGAGGACCTCTGCCGGCAGGCCTATGGCGGCCACGTGGACTTCCAGCAGCTGCTGGACACGGGCTTCGCCACGCTGGCCATTCCCGATGCGCCGTTCGCGGAAGGCGGCTTCCCCACGCCCTCGGGCCGCTGCGAGTTCCACAGCGAGCGGCTGGCCGCGCAGGGGCTGGACCCGCTGCCGGACTACCTGCCCAACCACGAGCCTGCCCAGCCCGGCGGCCGCTACCCGCTGGCGATGATCTCGCCGCCGGCGCGCAACTTCCTGAATTCCACCTTCGTGAACGTGAAGAGCCTGCGGCAGATCGAGGGCGAGCCGTTGCTGGAGATGCACCCCGACGACGCCGCCGCACGCGGCATCGGGGACGGTGCCACGGTGCGCGTGTTCAACGACCGCGGCAGCTACGCCTGCCGCGTGGCGCTCAACGGCCGCGCGCGAGCGGGCGTGGTCCACGGCCTGGGCATCTGGTGGCGCAAGTTCGGCCTGCAGGGCACGAACGTGAACGAGGTCACCGGCCAGGCCCTGACGGACCTGGGGGCTGCGCCGACGTTCTACGACTGCGCGGTGGAGGTGGAGACTTTGACTGCCCCCTGA
- a CDS encoding M20 aminoacylase family protein, whose product MKLIDSIVTEAAAIAAVRRDIHAHPELCFEEVRTADIVAARLAEWGIPVHRGLGKTGVVGIVHGRDGGASGRAVGLRADMDALPITEFNTFSHASTHPGKMHACGHDGHTAMLLGAAQHFAKHRDFDGTVYLIFQPAEEGGGGARVMIEDGLFTQFPMEAVFGMHNWPGMRAGQFAVSPGPVMASSNEFRIVIRGKGSHAAMPHMGIDPVPVACQMVQAFQNIISRNKKPVDAGVISVTMIHTGEATNVVPDSCELQGTVRTFTLEVLDMIEQRMKQVAEHTCAAHDATCEFEFHRNYPPTVNSPAEAAFARRVMEGIVGAEHVSPQEPTMGAEDFAFMLQARPGAYCFIGNGEGSHREMGHGGGPCTLHNPSYDFNDDLLPLGATYWVELAQQWLAAPRPAA is encoded by the coding sequence ATGAAACTCATCGACTCCATCGTCACCGAGGCGGCCGCCATCGCCGCCGTGCGCAGGGACATCCACGCGCATCCCGAGCTGTGCTTCGAAGAAGTGCGCACGGCCGACATCGTGGCCGCCAGGCTCGCCGAGTGGGGCATCCCGGTCCACCGCGGCCTGGGCAAGACAGGCGTGGTGGGCATCGTGCACGGCCGCGACGGCGGTGCCTCGGGCCGTGCGGTGGGCCTGCGGGCCGACATGGACGCGCTGCCCATCACCGAATTCAACACCTTCTCGCACGCCAGCACCCACCCCGGCAAGATGCACGCCTGCGGCCACGACGGCCACACGGCCATGCTGCTCGGCGCGGCCCAGCATTTCGCTAAGCACCGTGACTTCGACGGCACCGTCTATCTGATCTTCCAGCCGGCGGAAGAGGGCGGCGGCGGCGCGCGCGTGATGATCGAAGACGGGCTCTTCACCCAGTTTCCGATGGAGGCCGTGTTCGGCATGCACAACTGGCCCGGCATGCGCGCCGGCCAGTTCGCGGTCAGCCCCGGCCCGGTCATGGCCTCGTCCAACGAGTTCAGGATCGTCATCCGCGGCAAGGGCAGCCACGCCGCCATGCCGCACATGGGCATCGACCCCGTGCCCGTGGCCTGCCAGATGGTGCAGGCCTTCCAGAACATCATCAGCCGCAACAAGAAACCGGTCGATGCCGGCGTGATCTCGGTCACCATGATCCACACCGGCGAGGCCACCAACGTGGTGCCCGACAGCTGCGAGCTGCAGGGCACGGTGCGCACCTTCACGCTGGAAGTGCTGGACATGATCGAGCAACGCATGAAGCAGGTGGCCGAGCACACCTGCGCCGCCCACGACGCCACGTGCGAGTTCGAGTTCCACCGCAACTATCCGCCCACGGTGAATTCGCCGGCCGAGGCCGCGTTCGCGCGCCGCGTGATGGAGGGCATCGTGGGCGCGGAGCACGTCTCCCCGCAGGAGCCCACCATGGGCGCGGAGGATTTCGCGTTCATGCTGCAGGCCAGGCCCGGCGCCTACTGCTTCATCGGCAACGGCGAAGGCTCGCACCGCGAGATGGGCCATGGTGGCGGCCCCTGCACGCTGCACAACCCGAGCTACGACTTCAACGACGACCTGCTGCCGCTGGGTGCCACCTACTGGGTCGAGCTGGCGCAGCAGTGGCTGGCGGCGCCGCGTCCCGCCGCCTGA
- the argE gene encoding acetylornithine deacetylase, with protein MLSEHALSLAQALVRMNTVSHRSNLELIDFIRTELDRLGVKCRLTYDASKTKANLFATLGEGKPAGIILSGHTDTVPWDGQDWSVDPLSATVQGGRLYGRGSADMKAFIAIALSQARQFLESDAPFAIHYAFSYDEEVGCFGARELIADLRDAGVRPLACIVGEPTDMVPAIAHKGVYRYRCCVRGKEAHSSLTPHSVNAIEMAARVVGRVRDMAEGFEREEPRFDGFDVPFSTASVGQFHGGIADNVVPRDAEFRYEFRDLPTADAARMQAEVVAYARSLEPAMQAVAPQTGITFDTICEIPSFLGSAQDPVTRLAQRLAGEAGTTLVAFGTEAGLFKNAGISTVVCGPGSIRQAHQPDEYVSLEQLARCEAFMHGLAQTREFEGL; from the coding sequence ATGCTGTCCGAACACGCCCTCTCGCTCGCCCAGGCCCTGGTGCGCATGAACACCGTGAGCCACCGCTCCAACCTGGAGCTCATCGATTTCATCCGTACGGAACTGGATCGCCTCGGCGTGAAGTGCCGGCTGACCTACGACGCAAGCAAGACCAAGGCCAATCTATTCGCCACCCTGGGCGAGGGCAAGCCCGCGGGCATCATCCTCTCGGGCCACACCGACACCGTGCCCTGGGACGGCCAGGACTGGAGCGTGGACCCGCTCTCGGCCACCGTGCAAGGCGGCCGGCTCTACGGCCGGGGCAGCGCCGACATGAAGGCCTTCATCGCCATCGCGCTGTCGCAGGCGCGCCAGTTCCTGGAAAGCGACGCGCCCTTCGCCATCCACTACGCCTTCAGCTACGACGAGGAAGTGGGCTGCTTCGGCGCCCGCGAGCTCATCGCCGACCTGCGCGATGCCGGCGTGCGGCCGCTCGCCTGCATCGTGGGCGAACCCACCGACATGGTGCCGGCCATCGCGCACAAGGGGGTGTACCGCTACCGCTGCTGCGTGCGCGGCAAGGAGGCGCACTCCTCGCTCACGCCGCATTCGGTGAACGCGATCGAGATGGCCGCGCGCGTGGTCGGCCGCGTGCGCGACATGGCCGAGGGCTTCGAGCGCGAGGAGCCGCGCTTCGACGGCTTCGACGTGCCCTTCTCCACCGCCAGCGTGGGCCAGTTCCATGGCGGCATCGCCGACAACGTGGTGCCGCGCGACGCGGAGTTCCGCTACGAATTCCGCGACCTGCCCACGGCCGACGCGGCGCGCATGCAGGCCGAGGTCGTGGCCTATGCGCGCTCGCTGGAGCCCGCGATGCAGGCCGTGGCGCCGCAGACGGGCATCACCTTCGACACCATCTGCGAGATCCCGAGCTTCCTGGGCAGCGCGCAGGACCCCGTCACGCGCCTGGCGCAGCGCCTCGCGGGCGAGGCCGGCACCACGCTGGTCGCCTTCGGCACCGAGGCCGGCCTTTTCAAGAACGCCGGCATCTCCACCGTGGTCTGCGGCCCGGGCAGCATCCGCCAGGCCCACCAGCCCGACGAGTACGTGAGCCTGGAGCAGCTCGCCCGCTGCGAGGCGTTCATGCACGGGCTGGCGCAGACGCGGGAATTCGAGGGCCTCTGA
- a CDS encoding ABC transporter substrate-binding protein codes for MKQAVLGRRRFSIGLGMAAVAGFGPARAQSEGPIVLGQSAPFSGPSAQLGVQFHAGAKLYFDALNAQGGIGRRPVELRTLDDGYEPDRCAANTRKFIEQDVLALFGYVGTPTSLAALPLFNQARVPFFGPFTGAEALRQPFNRLIFHVRASYNDETAVIVRQLTHLGLRRIAVFHQDDAYGKAGLDGVTLALAQDQLKPHATATVPRNSVDVAPAVAKLVAARPESIVMVTTYAASAAFVRAARKAGYGGTFYNLSFVGTQALADALGRDGAGVVVSQVMPSPYQTTRQIAREFQDAIRKGGGKVQANYSSMEGFVAARVLAEGLRQGGGKPTRESLVAGLEAIGTATVSGYPISLSSSSHAGSRFVEMSMLTGDGRVMV; via the coding sequence ATGAAGCAGGCAGTTCTGGGGCGCAGGCGGTTTTCCATCGGCCTGGGCATGGCCGCGGTCGCCGGGTTCGGCCCGGCGCGCGCGCAGTCCGAGGGGCCCATCGTGCTCGGCCAGTCGGCGCCGTTCTCCGGGCCGTCCGCCCAGCTGGGCGTGCAGTTCCACGCGGGCGCGAAGCTGTATTTCGACGCGCTCAACGCCCAGGGCGGCATCGGCCGGAGGCCGGTGGAGCTGCGCACCCTGGACGACGGCTACGAGCCCGACCGGTGCGCGGCCAACACCCGCAAGTTCATCGAGCAGGACGTGCTGGCCCTCTTCGGCTACGTGGGCACGCCCACCAGCCTCGCGGCGCTGCCGCTGTTCAACCAGGCCAGGGTGCCCTTCTTCGGGCCCTTCACCGGGGCGGAGGCGCTGCGCCAGCCGTTCAACCGCCTGATCTTCCACGTCCGGGCGTCCTACAACGACGAGACGGCCGTGATCGTGCGGCAGCTCACCCACCTGGGGCTGCGCAGGATCGCGGTGTTCCACCAGGACGACGCCTACGGCAAGGCCGGGCTGGACGGCGTCACCCTGGCCCTGGCGCAGGACCAGCTCAAGCCGCACGCCACGGCGACCGTGCCCCGCAATTCGGTGGACGTGGCCCCGGCCGTCGCGAAGCTCGTGGCCGCCCGCCCGGAGTCCATCGTGATGGTCACCACCTACGCGGCGAGCGCCGCCTTCGTGCGCGCGGCGCGCAAGGCGGGCTATGGCGGCACCTTCTACAACCTCTCCTTCGTGGGCACGCAGGCCCTGGCCGACGCGCTGGGCCGGGACGGCGCCGGCGTGGTCGTCTCGCAGGTGATGCCCTCGCCCTACCAGACGACGCGGCAGATCGCCCGGGAGTTCCAGGACGCGATCAGGAAGGGCGGCGGGAAGGTGCAGGCCAACTATTCGAGCATGGAAGGCTTCGTGGCCGCCCGGGTGCTCGCCGAAGGCCTGCGCCAGGGCGGTGGCAAGCCCACGCGCGAGTCCCTCGTCGCCGGCCTGGAAGCCATCGGCACCGCGACGGTCTCGGGCTATCCGATCAGCCTCAGCAGCAGCAGCCACGCGGGCTCGCGCTTCGTCGAGATGTCGATGCTGACCGGAGACGGCCGGGTGATGGTCTGA